The Ferroacidibacillus organovorans genome includes a window with the following:
- a CDS encoding aldolase catalytic domain-containing protein, translated as MSIKQRDVKVLDCTIRDGGLVNNWDFSQAFVRTLYQALSRSGVDYMELGYKNSPKLHHLPNAGPWAYLTEDLIRETIGEKTNTKLSALVDIGRVDDRDIVHRSESYLDLIRVACYLKDVDKGIDLASKFHALGYETTLNIMAVSHAKENDLNEALEVLNESPVDVVYVVDSFGSLLQRDIEYLVAKFQKFAPKKALGIHTHNNMQMAFANTLTAIEQGVTFLDASVFGMGRAAGNCPTELLVSQLHGTRYDVRPLLEPLEKLFIPMREKVEWGYTIPYAITGMLDEHPRTAMALRASADKDKYLDFYEKLTTVEPHTAP; from the coding sequence ATGTCGATCAAACAACGAGATGTAAAGGTGCTCGATTGCACCATCCGCGACGGCGGGCTTGTGAACAATTGGGACTTTTCGCAGGCGTTCGTCCGCACCCTTTATCAGGCGCTGAGCCGGTCCGGCGTCGACTACATGGAACTCGGCTACAAAAACTCACCCAAACTGCACCATCTTCCAAACGCCGGGCCGTGGGCGTATCTGACGGAGGACCTGATCCGCGAGACGATCGGCGAGAAAACGAACACTAAACTCTCCGCCCTCGTCGACATCGGGCGCGTGGACGATCGGGACATCGTGCACCGCAGCGAGAGCTATCTCGACTTGATCCGCGTGGCATGCTACCTGAAAGATGTGGATAAGGGCATCGACCTCGCCAGCAAGTTTCACGCCCTCGGCTACGAGACCACGCTCAACATCATGGCGGTGTCGCACGCCAAAGAGAATGACCTCAACGAGGCGCTCGAAGTTTTAAACGAAAGCCCGGTCGACGTGGTGTACGTGGTCGATTCCTTTGGCAGCCTCCTCCAACGGGATATCGAGTACCTTGTCGCAAAGTTTCAGAAGTTCGCACCGAAAAAGGCGCTCGGCATTCACACGCACAACAACATGCAGATGGCGTTTGCCAATACCCTGACGGCGATCGAGCAGGGTGTGACATTCCTCGATGCATCCGTCTTTGGCATGGGGCGCGCCGCCGGAAACTGCCCGACTGAACTCCTCGTGAGCCAACTCCACGGCACGCGCTATGATGTGCGCCCGCTCCTTGAGCCACTGGAAAAGCTGTTCATTCCTATGCGCGAAAAGGTAGAATGGGGATACACCATCCCGTACGCGATCACAGGCATGCTCGACGAGCATCCGCGCACTGCGATGGCCTTGCGGGCGAGTGCCGACAAGGATAAATACCTCGATTTCTATGAAAAACTCACAACCGTCGAGCCGCACACCGCGCCCTAG